DNA sequence from the Microcebus murinus isolate Inina chromosome 18, M.murinus_Inina_mat1.0, whole genome shotgun sequence genome:
cactctctctctcactctctctctctctctgtctctctctctcacacacacacacacacacacacacacccatgacTGTTGTGGGCAGAGGTGTGAAAAGATTAGGGAGCAGCTAAAAGCCTAAAGGTCAGGTATTCTGGGAAAGCCCACCACCCTCACTTCCCAACACTACTGGGAGGAAGACTGGAGAACTTCTTTTCTAGTAGCCCAGCCTGGGATCCCCGGGCAGGGTGGCCCCTCTTGAGGGCTCTGATGCTTTGTCACCATTCCCCCCCCCCCGAATCTTCCCTGTGACCCCTTGACATCCTCAGCTCACCGTGTACTTGGGCAAACGGGACTTTGTAGATCACCTGGACAAAGTGGATCCTGTAGGTAAGTTTTCCCAAAAAGTTCATCCTCTAAGAGGGGGAGAGTTTCCTGGGCCCGGGAATGGGGGAGAGCCCCTTTCAGGAGATGAACCTGTGTGTCCCTTCCTAGATGGTGTGGTGCTTGTGGACCCTGACTACTTGAAGGACCGCAAAGGTACTGGCCCCGAGGGGAGGTAGGAGGTAGAGAAGTGGAATGGGCTGGCACTGGAGGGTGCCCCAGAGAGACGGAGGGCTGAGGCGGGAGCCAGGAATAGTATTCGAACAAATCTTGTGCTGCTGAGGGAGGAGCAGTGGCTGCCAGGTGGTGAGGGGACTGGGGAAGGGGGGCTCCTGACCACCCCACCTTGCCCTCCTTTGCTAGTGTTTGTGACCCTCACCTGCGCCTTCCGCTATGGCCGTGAAGACCTGGATGTGCTGGGCCTGTCCTTCCGCAAAGACCTGTTCATCGCCACCTACCAGGCCTTCCCCCCAATGCCCAACCCGCCCCGGCCCCCCACACGCCTGCAGGACCGGCTGCTGAGGAAGCTGGGTCAGCATGCCCACCCCTTTTTTTTCACAGTGAGTAtgccccctgccctctgcaggGCAAGGGGTCGGGGGCTGTGTTTGGAGGGGTGGGTGAGGTACCTGTTAAGAGCATATCTGGAAGAAACAGCGAGGCAGGGACCCTAGATCCTCCTCCCTGGGGCCCCTTCCATCTTCCTTTCTCATCCTCAGGGGTCCTATCTTCAGCCTCTTGAGATTGGGAGGAAGATCTGGGGGCTTTGTGGAGGCACTGAAGTCTCCCCTTTTCTCTGCCACAGATACCCCAGAATCTGCCCTGCTCCGTCACACTGCAGCCAGGACCAGAGGACACAGGGAAGGTACTAGCAGAACAGGGCCTGGTAGGAGCCTGGGAGCACAGCTGAGCCATAGGGTGAACTGTCGAGAAGCCAGGTTGGGGCTGAGGGTAGGGCCTTGTCCTCCCTGGCAGTGGGGTATGTATGATATGGCCACTGTACACATGTGACACTACCTCATCTGTTGACCTGCATGTACCTGGGTATGGGGGCTTCCCTTGCATTGCCATGATCAAGCctctgccaggggctgggctttgggaaggcagaggaagaaaactCAGTCCTCGCACTCCTCAGACCATAATGGGGCAAGAGTCTGTGCCCAAGacaagggaagaggggaggaaggaaggggagtgTTAGTAGTGGCAGGGACTGTGGATGACACATggccttttcttcccctcccaagGCCTGTGGTGTAGATTTTGAGATTCGAGCCTTCTGTGCCAAATCACTAGAAGAGAAAAGTCACAAAAGGTGAGGGAAGCAACCTCCTCTACGGTGTAACAATTCCTCACCCACTTCCAGAAGCCCCAGGCCCCTGTGGGAGGTGGAAGCAGAGATTTGGAGGTCTGGGAActcactcctcctccccctcacccctgccccaggaaCTCTGTGCGACTGGTGATCCGAAAGGTGCAGTTTGCCCCAGAGAAACCTGGCCCCCAGCCTTCAGCTGAAACCACGCGCCACTTCCTCATGTCTGACCGGTCCCTGCACCTTGAGGCTTCCCTGGACAAGGAGGTGGAGTGTGAGAGGGTGACACGGGTGCCACAATACAGGCCAGACCCTGGGGAGAGGGGTGAAGCCACATGTAAAGATGGTGTTTTCAAAGGAGGTTGCCTTGGCTGGGTGTGGAGAGTTCCTATGGGCTTGGGTTTAGAGGGAAGGGCAGAACAGTATGTGTTGGGGGACACACTAATAATGGGACCAGTGAAAAAACAGATCCAACTCACATGACCCCCTCCCCTCAAAAGCTGTATTACCATGGGGAGCCCCTCAGTGTCAATGTCCACGTCACCAACAACTCCACCAAGACCGTCAAGAAGATCAAAGTCTCTGGTAGGAGGTGGGGGTTGGAAGGGGGTCGTGGGGGAGGGAGTTGCTGCACAAGTGGCTTCTGGTGTGATCTCAGCCTAGGCCACATCCCAGTGCAGGAGACCCACCAGGGCTCAAAGAATTTAGGTTGTTCCAGAAAGATATGTGGGACCCCCATGTTTACTGCTTTGGAGAGGGCCATGTGTCAgaggggtgggggttggggagctgggcctggggcccATGCCATGTGGTCTGGAGCTGTGGCCTGGTGCTGGTCTGCGCTCCATCCAGAGCTGCTTGACTTCACCCCGCCCCACAGTGAGACAGTACGCTGACATCTGCCTCTTCAGCACTGCCCAGTACAAGTGTCCCGTGGCTCAGATCGAACAAGAGTGAGTATCAGAACAGACTCGGGTCCCAATCTTAGGGGAGAAGAGTAGGACAGGAGAAGCAAGGTGGAAGGTAGAATTCTTCCCGAACCATCTGCACTTAAAAGGACGTTCCCTCCACAGCCAGGTAGCTCTGCGCTGTTTATTTTCCTGAGCAGGTTTAGCCAAAACCTACTCCCGTGACCTTTGCCCAAGGAGAAAAGGACTAGTGAGGGAGGGAGATGCTGCCCCCTTACCCAGCCTGGCCcctctaagtctttttttttgagacagagtctcactctgttgcctgagctagagtaccatggcgtcagcctagctcacagcaacctcagactcctgggctcaagcaatccttctgcttcagctttccgagtagctgggaccacaggcatgtgccaccatgcccagctaattttttctatatattttgagttggccaattaatttctttccatttatggtagagacggggtctagcgcttgctcaggctggtttcaaactcctgaccttaagcaatctgcctgcctcagcctcccagagtgctaggattataggcgtgagccaccatgcctggcctaagtcttattcttttattcctatCCGCCAGTGACCAGGTATCTCCCAGTTCCACGTTCTGTAAGGTGTACACCATAACCCCACTGCTCAGTGACAACCGGGAGAAGCGTGGTCTTGCCCTGGACGGGAAGCTCAAGCACGAGGACACCAACCTGGCTTCCAGTACCATGTGAGGGGGCACGGGAGGGGGTTCCCTGCAGGCCTGGGGACAGACATTCATTCAGTGCtgcctgtgtgccaggctctgtcctagGTGTCAGGGATAGATCAGTGAACAGAAGAGATGAAAAGAACTCTTACATCCTGGGAAAGGGAGGACAGACAAATCTGATCAGTGGTCAGATATACAGCATGTTTAGTGACAAGTATGAAGGAGAAAAgcaaggcagagaagggagataTAAAGTGCGGGGTGGGAGCATGGTATGTAGGGTAGCTAGGGATGGCGTAATACAGAGGTGAATTTTGAGTAAGGACCCAGAGGGAAGTAGTGCCATTGTGCCCTCAGGCAGCAGCCCCGGAGCTCTGCAGCTTCACAAAGAGCTGGATTTCACCTCCAGCGGTGCCTTTGTGCAGGGTTCTCACTGCACAACCACACGCAGCAGGCCTGGAGGCCAGTGTGGTGAGGTTGAACTGTGTACAAGGAGAGGCGTGGGAGGTGAGGTCAGGGTCTAAGGGAGAGCAAGACAGTGCAAGGCTGTGAGAAGAGGAGGAGGTCAGCTTTCACTGGTAGAGACAAGGCCACAGGAGGGCTCTGAGCATGCGAACGCTGTGGCGTACTTTACCATGGTGACCGCACAGCCCACGCTGCTGGAGCCCTGCAGGCCAGTATAGTTCCGTTCAGAATCCTGATGGGAGCCCCAGGTGGGCTAGGTGACAAGGCAGTGGGCCCTGGTccaactccccccacccccaattgcAGCGTGAAGGAGGGTGCCAACAAGGAAGTGCTGGGAATCCTGGTGTCCTACAGGGTCAAGGTGAAGCTGGTGGTGTCTCGAGGCGGGTGAGTTCCATGGAGGAGCCCGGGTTGGGGTCACAGTTGGTTCTCTCTGGCCTGGTGTCATCGTCCTCTTCATGccgcctctccctctccccagggaTGTCTCGGTGGAGCTGCCTTTCGTTCTTATGCACCCCAAGCCCCATGACCACATCAccctccccagaccccagacAGGTGAGCATGCCACCCACCCCAGGGCCCTGAGAGGAGGGTCTGAAGCAGGGCAAGAGGAGAAAAACTGGTCTTTCCAGCACCTACCCACCcagcctctctcttcccctcagcCGCTCCAGAAACAGATGTCCCCGTGGATACCAACCTCATTGAATTTGATACCAAGTAAGAAACTCATTCCCCTGCTTTGACCTCTTTGGACAGAGATTCCCACAACATTCAAATCAGCCCTCATAcctcctgttttcttctctggGGGGAAGGGTGGTTGAAGCATCACCACCGAGATGCCTCAGCCTTGTGAGGCTGCCTGTTGCTGCCCTTGTTTATCCTTTCTTGCAAACACCTCTGTCCCTggtggtggggaggcagggagtgGGAGGCTGAAAAAAGGGTCAGAagcccccacctcacccccctCCTTTCCACCACCAAGCTATGCCACAGACGACGACATTGTGTTTGAGGACTTTGCCCGGCTTCGGCTGAAGGGGATGAAGGATGACGACTACGATGATCAATTCTGCTAGGAAGGGGGGCTGGAAGAAGGGAGTGGATGGTACTGGGAGAGGTAGGGGCAGGACCAAGATCCCCACTGTCACTGAGGGGAGGTGTCCcagcctctcttcccctcccctccatccgGCAGCTTCCTCAACCAACCCCTTCGCTCCCTCTCCCCCATCCCAACATACGCACTGGACCGGTCTCTTGCTGAAAGTGGGCATTAATTTTTTGACTACAGCTCTGCTTCTCCAGCCCCCCAGCGGGTGGCAAGCTGTGTTCATCCCTAAATTTTTTGGAGGGGACACTGAAAAGAGAAGTGGTAGTagggaaagggggagaaagaaCTACCACATTCAACCTCACACCAACACCCCCTCCTGtcactctctctgcctcccaTTCGATAAGACCCTTGGGGGGGCAAGGCTGTTGCTTTGTTTCtgagcataaagaagaaaataaaccttttaaTAGGCATGAGTGTGTACGTGTTCTCTGGAGCATTTAGAGTGTATAGTGTGCTCATTCATGGTTCTATGAGCTGTGCATGAGGACTCAAAAAGCACTTGCCACACTGGCTAttgataaatgtttactgaatgactGTGCTGTGCCTGTGATTCAAGGTAAACATCAAAACTTGATTTGGTCAGTCCAAATTCAAGGGTACACCTTGGTAAAGCCACTAAGTAAACTTGGTCATTTACAGGGGAAATAATAACTAACTTCCCTGTAGATGAGATGCTCACGAgacctgggcagggcaggctctTCCCTGTTGCGGCTGACACACATGACCACAGTGTGACCGGGTtgtgttcatttccattgctccTTACCATTGCTCAAGCAGTCCATTCCTGGGATCAGTGGAACTGCAACTGCAGGCCTTGCCAAATAGAAGCCACACGCCATCTCTGTGGTGTCTTGAACTTATATTCTAATACAGAAGCCGAGGCCTTGGGAAGCCCAGAAAGTCATGCTGCTGTGAGCCAGAGTCCTGGGGCCTGCATCCTAGTACTGCTCCTGTGGCGTTCAGCAGGGACTCCCTGAGGCTTGGCCCAAGCCTCAGGCTGGGCTAGAGGGAGTTAGCAACACACCAGGGACATTTCTCACCTGCATCGCCCACTCCCACTGCTGTAGTCCAacctttctctgatttttctcttaAGGCTCCTTTATTCATTCCATGaacactctttttattttattttatttttattttttttaattttattttagagacagagtctcagtctgttgcccgggctagagtgccatggctggtgtcagcctagctcacagcaacctcaaactcctggactcaagagatccttctgcctcagcctcctgagtagctgggactagaggcatgcgccaccatgcccggctaattttttctatatagtcttagttgaccaattaatttgtttctatttttagtagagacagggtctcactcttgctcaggctggtttcgaactcctgaccttaagcaatccgactgcctctgcctcccagagacaGGCATGATACACTGCGCCAGGCCCCATGAACACTGTTGATTTGAGTCCCTACTACATACCAGGCATGGTGTAGGGACATAGCAGTAGAACCAAAACAAACATTAAATCATTCCCTGATTATTTCATCACAATATCTATGCTTCAAAGGAAAGGTACAGGAGCTGTGAGAATGCACCATAGGGAGTTCTGACCTAGGCTGGATTTGGGGGTAAGATTTCCCTGGAGGAAGTGATCTTTAAGCAGAGAACTGAAAGATGAAGAGGAAATAGAGGACCAGGCAGGCATGAGCATTCTGGGCAATGGCAACGTCATATGTGAAGGTGGTAAGGAACAAAGCTCATTTTAGGGGCTGAAAGAGGCCAGGACTAGGACAGACACAGCCAGAGGGAAGTAGTTCCAGATGAGGCTGGTAAGGCAGATGGAGGCAGCTCACACAGGCCATTAGTCTATGTTACAGCTCATGACATCTAATTAGATCATTACTTATCCACAGGCTTAAAGTGCTGCCAGAATGACCTTGCTTACCCCGACACAGTAGCTGCCTCCCCTGCATACCCTGGACTTTTATCATGTGGAAGAACTATCTCCTCTAAAACATTCATCTCCAACATCCCTCTGACTCCCACATACCTATTCCTTGACCTCTAAACCAATGGATCTCAAACTTTTTCAGGAGAATCAGAACCCTCTGGAAGGAATGATAGATCCAGATAGAGCCAGATCTCTGTTCAGTTCGGCCTCCACGCAGCTGCTACTTCCATTAATTAAGTCAGTTGGCAGCGGCAACCACCAAAGCCCTCCTCCAGGAGCCTCCCAGGCTCCAGATAGAAGGTGTGACCCCCACCAAggggctccccagccccaccctaaGATCCAGGGTCTGGCTCTACCTTCCCAGATACTAAGTCAGGAGATCCCAAGAAGAATACATGAACCTAGATTTTTTAATTAGCACTCACTTTGAGaaacaatgcttttttttttttttagctttttatgtttttaatggtttttagAAGATGATACATgtacatggttttaaaaaaaatctaaacaggctgggcatggtggctcacacctgtaatcctagcactttgggaggccaaagggggaggattgcttgagaccagcctgagcagaccctgtctctacaaaaaacagaaaaattagccaggcgtggtggagtGTGCCTATAGGccgaaacaggaggatcactcgagctcaggagttcgaggctgcagtgaactatgatgatgccactgcactctagcctgggcaacagagcaagaccctgtctcgaaaaaaaaaaaaaaatccaaacagtaTAAAACAGTCAATAGTAAAGGGCAGCTCCCTCCTGTCCAATCGCCTGCCCTCCATTTCTCTCTCACAGAGGCAGTCATGATCACCAGTTCCGTGATTACCCTTCCAAAGACACTCTTCATTTTCAGCCATACATGTGTGAATATGTGTACTCACCATCTTATCGTAAATACAGGCAGTTGCATACTATGAATTCTTCTacatcttgcttttttcacttaatagtgTATCTAGGAGAGCATTCCTTAAGCACTACATACAGATCCGCTGTATTCTTTTAAAGAACAGCTTTCCATTACCTAGAGGTCATTTATTTTTACCAGTTTCCTACtgataaatatgtacaatatcCACTATTTTGCTAATTCAAACAATATTATGATAATTAtccttgaaaatatgtttttgtgcACATGTGAAGTATATCTGTAGGACAAATTCTTAACagtagaattactggatcaatGTCTTTTGAATTTGTATctagttttttcttatttcaaaatgtgtAATTCAATGGCAtttggtatattcacaatgttgtgcaaccatcacctctgtctagttccaaaacatttggCTTCTAGTATTTGTAATAAtacataaatcttttattttaatgtgatcagatataattactttttttaatggcttcttgttttttttgtcaCAAAGCTCTTAGCCCTTCTGTTTTCCACAATTTgatacttccttttctttctagcCTATAGTTCAAGTTCATCATATCAACCACTGTCTCATCAGCACACTCAACTTCTCCTCCTTTCACAATCGTGTTCTCAAACCACACCTCGGATCTGTCCAACTATCTCCTGCCACTTCTCTGCTCCAACACAGGGGCTGCTGTGCACTGCCAAAGAAAAATCATACAACCACACTTACcccttcattcagcaaatacttctGAACACATTCTAGGTATGGATTTGGGGTCCCTAAAGATTTATGGTCTGTAACCTAAATTGGGCCCTGAATACCTGATCACCCCTTGTCCCTCTCCATGTCCTGAGTCACCACCCTCTCTTGCTCCCATCCTACTCACTAATATTCCACCTTCTTCATGCTCATAGTGACTTCTCCTCCTGTTTTTCACAAAGATTAGGCAATGAGGGATGAACAATTTCAATTTCCCACCTCCTACCGACAAACGCTGACATCTACACCAATGCTCCTACACAGCCAAGGTTAAGCTGCCTTCTCCAGTTCAAAGCTAATGTCTCCACCTGTGCTCAGATcgctctcctcccacctcctccaagaCCTTGATTCATCAAACCACATTCCTCTCTTCAACCTGTTGTCTCTCCTGGCTCTTCCTCcatagtaaaaaaaacaaacaaacaaaaaacaaacaaacaaaaaaacctcacacAAGTTTCTTCCAttgaaaggaggaaagggaggaagagagaaaaacaaagaaaaaactccTCCACTCTTAGGTCTCTTTCATAGTAAAGTACATctctatttcctctcttttttttttttttttttttgaaacagagtctcactttgttgcccaggctagagtgagtgc
Encoded proteins:
- the ARRB2 gene encoding beta-arrestin-2 isoform X1, which encodes MGEKPGTRVFKKSSPNCKLTVYLGKRDFVDHLDKVDPVDGVVLVDPDYLKDRKVFVTLTCAFRYGREDLDVLGLSFRKDLFIATYQAFPPMPNPPRPPTRLQDRLLRKLGQHAHPFFFTIPQNLPCSVTLQPGPEDTGKACGVDFEIRAFCAKSLEEKSHKRNSVRLVIRKVQFAPEKPGPQPSAETTRHFLMSDRSLHLEASLDKELYYHGEPLSVNVHVTNNSTKTVKKIKVSVRQYADICLFSTAQYKCPVAQIEQDDQVSPSSTFCKVYTITPLLSDNREKRGLALDGKLKHEDTNLASSTIVKEGANKEVLGILVSYRVKVKLVVSRGGDVSVELPFVLMHPKPHDHITLPRPQTAAPETDVPVDTNLIEFDTNYATDDDIVFEDFARLRLKGMKDDDYDDQFC
- the ARRB2 gene encoding beta-arrestin-2 isoform X2 gives rise to the protein MPNPPRPPTRLQDRLLRKLGQHAHPFFFTIPQNLPCSVTLQPGPEDTGKACGVDFEIRAFCAKSLEEKSHKRNSVRLVIRKVQFAPEKPGPQPSAETTRHFLMSDRSLHLEASLDKELYYHGEPLSVNVHVTNNSTKTVKKIKVSVRQYADICLFSTAQYKCPVAQIEQDDQVSPSSTFCKVYTITPLLSDNREKRGLALDGKLKHEDTNLASSTIVKEGANKEVLGILVSYRVKVKLVVSRGGDVSVELPFVLMHPKPHDHITLPRPQTAAPETDVPVDTNLIEFDTNYATDDDIVFEDFARLRLKGMKDDDYDDQFC